In the genome of Vibrio sp. 16, one region contains:
- a CDS encoding chemotaxis protein, which translates to MSVSSSTILTESGTNELEIIEFHLVKQMPDGSKKTCYYGINVAKVREVIQVPETTDYPNAQPHMVGVFSSRDILTPLVDLAGWLGVPTDKDLSRKFVIVTDFNNMTNGFLIDSISRIHRISWNDVESPSQFLEAGEQDCVVAVVRKDGNLIMILDFEKIIADINPELSMEKYDVKLDKSVDLNQRMVTKRNAKTVMVVDDSAFIRSMIQDTLTSAGYNIIACKDGGEAHDKLMNLIEVAKEENLPVSELIDGVVTDVEMPRMDGMHLVKRLRDSEAYASMPIVMFSSLMSEDNRAKALALGANDTITKPEIGRMVAMMDKYIFGKSN; encoded by the coding sequence ATGAGTGTATCAAGTAGTACGATACTCACGGAAAGTGGTACTAACGAGTTAGAAATTATCGAGTTTCATCTGGTCAAGCAGATGCCTGATGGCAGCAAGAAGACCTGTTATTACGGTATTAACGTTGCGAAAGTCCGTGAGGTAATTCAAGTACCGGAAACCACCGATTACCCCAATGCTCAGCCACATATGGTCGGGGTGTTTTCGTCGCGTGATATTCTTACTCCGCTCGTCGACTTAGCGGGTTGGTTGGGGGTGCCTACCGATAAGGATCTGAGTCGCAAGTTTGTAATCGTCACAGACTTCAACAATATGACCAATGGTTTCCTGATCGATTCAATCAGTCGCATCCACCGTATCTCTTGGAATGACGTAGAGTCACCAAGCCAATTCTTAGAAGCGGGGGAGCAAGATTGCGTGGTGGCAGTGGTTCGTAAAGATGGCAACCTGATCATGATCTTAGACTTTGAGAAGATCATTGCCGACATCAACCCTGAACTCAGCATGGAAAAGTACGATGTGAAGTTGGACAAGAGTGTCGACTTAAACCAGCGTATGGTGACCAAGCGAAACGCAAAAACCGTTATGGTGGTAGACGATTCGGCGTTTATTCGCTCGATGATTCAAGACACACTCACGTCAGCAGGCTACAACATTATCGCTTGTAAAGATGGTGGGGAAGCGCACGATAAGTTGATGAATCTTATTGAAGTGGCGAAAGAGGAAAACTTGCCTGTTAGTGAGCTGATCGATGGTGTCGTGACGGACGTTGAAATGCCAAGAATGGATGGCATGCACCTTGTGAAGCGTTTACGTGACAGCGAAGCGTACGCAAGTATGCCGATTGTGATGTTCTCGTCTTTAATGAGTGAGGACAACAGAGCGAAAGCACTGGCTTTGGGAGCGAATGACACTATCACGAAACCAGAGATTGGCCGTATGGTCGCGATGATGGACAAGTATATTTTCGGAAAGAGTAACTAA
- a CDS encoding phosphate ABC transporter substrate-binding protein has product MVRVVLAALVSFSLVVPSVTAKEVNVSGSTSVARVMDVLAEKFNQVHSDSYIAVQGVGSTAGITLIKKGVADIGMSSRYLTESEQDESLTVTPIAFDGLAVVVNQSNPVQNVTREQLYDIYKGKITNWKQVGGHDQKIAVVTREASSGSRYSFESLLGLTKVINGRLVSDINPDNLVVNSNSMVKTIVNHNKQAIGFISTGSVDRSIKAIQFEGVEANQKNIATGRYELSRPFLVLYKTEKVDKDSLAFIRYLTGSEAKALIGEYGYTPIK; this is encoded by the coding sequence ATGGTTCGTGTTGTGCTTGCTGCACTGGTGTCTTTCTCGCTTGTAGTCCCCTCTGTGACGGCTAAAGAAGTCAACGTATCTGGGTCTACGTCTGTTGCTCGTGTTATGGACGTTCTAGCCGAAAAGTTTAATCAGGTTCATTCTGACAGCTACATTGCCGTTCAAGGTGTTGGCTCAACCGCTGGTATCACGTTAATTAAGAAAGGCGTCGCCGACATCGGGATGAGCTCACGTTACTTAACAGAGAGCGAGCAAGATGAATCACTGACGGTGACACCAATAGCTTTTGATGGGTTAGCCGTTGTGGTGAACCAATCGAACCCAGTTCAAAATGTGACTCGTGAGCAGTTGTATGACATCTACAAGGGAAAAATTACCAACTGGAAGCAAGTCGGTGGCCATGATCAAAAAATAGCCGTTGTTACCCGCGAGGCATCGTCAGGCTCACGTTACAGTTTTGAAAGTCTTTTAGGTCTAACGAAAGTCATCAACGGGCGTTTAGTGTCGGATATTAATCCAGACAACTTGGTGGTCAACAGCAACAGCATGGTGAAAACCATCGTGAATCATAACAAGCAAGCGATAGGTTTTATTTCGACTGGCTCGGTTGATCGCTCAATCAAGGCGATTCAATTTGAGGGGGTTGAGGCTAACCAGAAAAACATCGCAACGGGGCGCTATGAGTTGTCTCGTCCTTTCCTTGTGCTGTATAAAACCGAAAAAGTGGATAAGGATTCATTGGCCTTTATTCGTTACCTAACTGGCAGCGAAGCAAAAGCGCTGATCGGAGAATATGGCTATACGCCAATCAAATAA
- a CDS encoding ABC transporter substrate-binding protein — protein MRPWLCLLFLLSFPALANKVLLIESYHSGFAWDKSYVEGIKQTLQAGIEFDSFQMDTKRVPPTEYEKMAELAFVKYIEYKPDIVILGDDNALKYLWPKLYDEPISVVFLGINSNPREVLKNYRGQAQITGVLERPLFVKTIGELKRLIPVEQMNVRIMFDSGVTSHIARQHIERQYSLIHSNLGVDVEIVSARTQNEWQESILSAPDDGVSVVIVGLYQTLVDSAGENVPADEIIVWTNQNSTIPVFGFWDFAVASDKAAGGVVLFGKSQGVTAGQLVNKIVNGESARSIPIQIGNQGNAIYSKAAMAKWGLTPPSHWQAID, from the coding sequence ATGCGACCATGGTTATGTCTACTCTTTTTGTTGTCCTTCCCAGCGCTTGCGAATAAGGTACTGCTGATTGAAAGTTACCATTCTGGGTTCGCTTGGGATAAAAGCTATGTCGAGGGCATTAAGCAAACGTTGCAAGCGGGTATTGAGTTTGACTCGTTTCAAATGGATACCAAAAGAGTGCCGCCAACTGAATATGAAAAAATGGCGGAGCTCGCTTTTGTCAAATACATTGAGTACAAACCGGATATCGTGATTTTGGGTGATGACAATGCGCTAAAGTATTTGTGGCCAAAACTCTATGATGAGCCGATCTCGGTAGTATTTTTAGGTATCAACTCTAACCCTCGAGAGGTATTAAAGAATTATCGAGGGCAAGCACAAATTACAGGTGTATTGGAGCGACCATTGTTTGTTAAAACGATTGGTGAACTAAAGCGGCTCATACCCGTTGAGCAAATGAATGTACGAATCATGTTTGACTCAGGGGTGACGTCACACATTGCTCGGCAGCACATCGAGCGCCAGTATTCCTTGATTCACTCTAACCTCGGCGTGGATGTCGAGATTGTCAGCGCAAGGACACAAAATGAGTGGCAGGAGTCCATTTTAAGTGCGCCCGATGATGGGGTCTCTGTGGTGATTGTCGGCCTCTATCAAACTCTGGTTGATAGCGCGGGTGAAAACGTACCTGCAGACGAGATCATCGTCTGGACGAACCAGAACTCTACGATACCAGTATTTGGCTTTTGGGATTTTGCTGTCGCGAGCGACAAAGCGGCGGGTGGCGTGGTGCTGTTTGGTAAAAGTCAGGGCGTGACGGCAGGGCAATTGGTGAATAAAATAGTAAATGGCGAATCGGCTCGCAGTATACCGATTCAAATCGGAAATCAGGGAAACGCAATCTATTCGAAGGCGGCGATGGCAAAGTGGGGGTTGACGCCTCCAAGTCATTGGCAAGCGATTGATTAG
- a CDS encoding sensor domain-containing diguanylate cyclase yields MLFIVYLVVQTNAINRLESVALEQSPISVEMTQKLTDIERAIGYVGFIHHFKNYVIRRDERYYQLALASYADAVKKVIEFEALTTNNELIVELEIIKRTLDEYRQNLLVAKSQPAEMSVEVLDQIVKVDDAPASEALRTLQSSLLPKFEYIHDQTTLELKNLSHLTLLFNLIVAPIIIVVGYFVLSVIRKVHKLGCQLTSILDMSPDGILYISEQGSILQANKKACALLEYSETELKKLPLEQLVTSEYQAFCSHYREHVFNSDKPYAEYKPRRVKALTQSQREIELEIAIASQRVGDENRSVCIIRDMTSHDELKLKAEKDNLTQLLNRWMLDELLQKELDRCKRSDHPLSLLLVDIDNFKKINDKLGHDVGDVILRETARFLQQSTRSYDHIGRWGGDEFILVCPNLSVKDAETYAHRLLKQYRKLKEISSHNISLSIGIATMSSEAINQQTLFKKADVALYHAKNGGKNRFAHSDKLPARNAQKTRYSRA; encoded by the coding sequence GTGCTATTTATCGTATACCTTGTGGTTCAAACCAACGCGATTAATCGCCTAGAATCGGTCGCTCTGGAACAATCACCGATTAGTGTTGAAATGACACAAAAGCTGACCGATATAGAGCGAGCCATCGGTTATGTGGGCTTCATCCACCATTTTAAAAACTATGTTATTCGACGAGATGAACGTTATTACCAACTGGCTCTGGCAAGCTACGCCGATGCTGTTAAAAAGGTCATCGAGTTCGAAGCCCTCACTACCAACAACGAATTGATTGTCGAACTAGAAATAATAAAACGTACTCTAGATGAATATCGACAAAACCTATTGGTCGCGAAATCACAACCCGCTGAAATGAGCGTCGAAGTCTTAGACCAAATCGTAAAAGTAGATGACGCCCCAGCGAGCGAAGCTCTGCGGACGTTACAATCCTCACTACTGCCTAAGTTTGAGTACATCCATGATCAAACAACACTTGAATTGAAAAACCTCAGTCATCTCACTCTGCTGTTTAACTTGATCGTTGCGCCTATCATCATTGTTGTTGGCTACTTTGTGCTCAGCGTGATACGAAAAGTCCATAAACTGGGCTGCCAGCTCACATCTATTCTCGACATGTCACCCGATGGCATCCTCTACATCTCTGAGCAGGGCTCTATTCTCCAAGCCAATAAAAAAGCATGTGCGTTGCTAGAGTACAGTGAAACAGAGCTAAAAAAACTCCCTTTGGAACAACTCGTTACCTCGGAGTATCAGGCCTTTTGTTCCCATTACCGAGAACATGTATTTAACAGTGACAAGCCCTATGCCGAATACAAACCACGTCGAGTTAAAGCACTCACTCAATCCCAGCGAGAAATTGAGCTGGAGATCGCCATAGCCTCTCAGCGTGTTGGTGATGAAAATCGTAGCGTATGCATCATTCGTGACATGACCTCTCACGACGAGCTCAAACTCAAAGCAGAAAAAGACAACTTAACTCAACTGTTAAACCGTTGGATGCTTGATGAGTTGTTGCAAAAAGAGCTGGACCGATGCAAAAGAAGCGATCATCCCCTCTCGTTGCTCCTGGTCGATATAGACAACTTTAAGAAAATTAACGACAAACTCGGTCATGACGTGGGTGACGTTATTTTGAGAGAAACGGCTAGATTCCTTCAGCAAAGCACCCGTTCATACGACCATATCGGTCGCTGGGGAGGTGACGAGTTTATTTTGGTGTGCCCCAATCTCAGTGTGAAAGACGCAGAAACCTACGCACATCGACTATTAAAGCAATATCGTAAACTCAAAGAAATATCTTCTCACAATATCTCCTTAAGTATTGGTATTGCGACTATGTCGTCAGAGGCTATCAATCAACAAACGCTCTTTAAAAAGGCCGATGTTGCGCTGTACCACGCCAAAAATGGGGGCAAAAACCGTTTTGCGCATAGCGACAAACTGCCCGCTCGCAATGCGCAAAAAACTCGATATAGCCGAGCGTAA
- the rnb gene encoding exoribonuclease II has product MFQDNPLLAQLKQQIQENLPKKEGTIKATEKGFGFLEVDSKTSYFIPPPYMKKCMHGDKVKAIIRTEKEREQAEPEELLEQGLNRFIGRVKLFKGKLNVAPDHPQLKKLSLKAKTRKGIKSDDLKEGDWVVAQLVRHPLKGDNGFFVEITEKITDADDKIAPWWVTLAQNDLPNSEPAGIDNWEIIDDEDLERLDMTHIPFVTIDGESTKDMDDALYAKKTEAGDFELTIAIADPTAYITPDSEMDKVARERGFTIYLPGRNIPMLPRDLADELCSLIENQQRPALCCRVTVSKEGVIGDDIAFFAANIKSHARLVYDHVSDWIENGASEAWQPSDEIAQVVRDLYEFSLARADWREKNAVVFPERPDYRFELSEDNDVVAIHADMRRSANRLVEEAMITANICAGKTLQATFDSGVFNTHAGFKPEKIEDVVKLVNPDGELPFTAESVATLEGFAALRRWLAEQETSYLDNRIRKSQAYSEIGNKPLPHYAMGLELYATWTSPIRKYGDMINHRMLKAHILGKEPVQTADETVGEELALHRKHHKIAERNVGDWLYARTLADEPAKETKFHGEIFDINRAGMRVRLVENGAAAFIPGSLILANKERLECNADEGTIAIDKEVIYRLGDVLEVVLSDVNQESRSIVAKPTQVFEEVKTVEEVTSDAE; this is encoded by the coding sequence ATGTTCCAAGATAACCCGTTACTGGCTCAATTGAAGCAGCAGATTCAAGAAAACCTTCCAAAAAAAGAAGGCACCATCAAAGCAACGGAAAAAGGCTTCGGCTTTTTAGAAGTGGATAGCAAGACAAGCTACTTCATCCCACCTCCGTACATGAAAAAGTGTATGCATGGCGATAAGGTTAAGGCGATCATTCGCACCGAAAAAGAGCGTGAACAAGCTGAGCCAGAAGAGTTATTGGAACAAGGACTCAACCGCTTCATTGGTCGTGTAAAGCTGTTTAAGGGCAAGCTAAATGTTGCTCCTGATCATCCTCAACTAAAGAAGTTGTCACTGAAAGCGAAGACGCGCAAAGGCATTAAGAGTGACGATCTAAAAGAAGGTGACTGGGTTGTTGCGCAGCTTGTTCGCCATCCTCTGAAAGGTGACAACGGCTTTTTCGTCGAGATTACCGAGAAGATCACTGATGCTGATGACAAGATCGCGCCTTGGTGGGTGACATTGGCGCAAAACGATTTACCAAACAGCGAGCCAGCAGGTATCGATAATTGGGAAATCATAGATGACGAGGATCTTGAACGTCTCGACATGACCCATATCCCGTTTGTCACCATCGATGGTGAATCAACCAAAGATATGGATGATGCGCTCTACGCCAAAAAGACCGAAGCAGGTGACTTTGAGCTGACGATTGCGATTGCCGATCCAACGGCATACATCACGCCAGACAGCGAAATGGACAAAGTGGCTCGTGAACGTGGCTTTACCATCTATCTTCCTGGCCGCAACATTCCAATGCTGCCTCGTGATCTAGCTGACGAGTTGTGTTCTTTGATCGAAAACCAGCAGCGTCCTGCATTGTGTTGCCGCGTGACGGTGAGCAAAGAGGGTGTGATTGGCGATGACATTGCCTTCTTCGCGGCAAACATTAAATCTCATGCTCGTCTCGTGTACGACCACGTTTCTGATTGGATCGAGAATGGCGCGTCTGAAGCTTGGCAACCAAGTGATGAGATAGCTCAAGTGGTTCGCGACTTGTATGAGTTTTCACTTGCGCGCGCGGATTGGCGTGAAAAGAACGCGGTTGTGTTCCCAGAACGCCCAGACTACCGCTTCGAGTTGAGTGAAGATAACGATGTTGTGGCGATTCACGCAGATATGCGTCGTAGTGCCAATCGACTTGTAGAAGAAGCAATGATCACCGCGAACATCTGTGCAGGTAAAACGCTTCAAGCGACGTTTGATTCTGGCGTATTTAACACTCACGCAGGCTTCAAGCCAGAAAAGATTGAAGACGTAGTTAAACTGGTTAACCCTGATGGTGAATTGCCATTTACCGCTGAGTCTGTTGCGACTCTTGAAGGTTTTGCTGCGCTACGTCGCTGGTTAGCTGAGCAAGAAACCTCGTACCTTGATAATCGTATCCGTAAGTCACAAGCGTACAGTGAAATTGGCAACAAGCCGCTGCCGCATTACGCAATGGGACTTGAGCTATACGCAACGTGGACGTCGCCTATCCGTAAATACGGCGATATGATCAACCACCGTATGCTTAAAGCCCATATCCTGGGTAAAGAGCCAGTGCAAACAGCCGATGAAACGGTCGGTGAGGAGCTAGCGCTTCATCGCAAGCATCACAAGATTGCTGAACGCAATGTAGGTGATTGGTTGTACGCTCGTACGCTTGCCGATGAGCCAGCAAAAGAGACGAAGTTCCACGGTGAGATTTTTGACATCAACCGAGCAGGAATGCGCGTTCGTTTGGTGGAGAATGGCGCTGCCGCCTTTATTCCTGGCTCTCTGATTCTGGCGAATAAAGAGCGTTTAGAATGCAATGCTGACGAGGGTACGATCGCCATCGATAAAGAAGTGATTTACCGTTTGGGTGACGTTCTGGAAGTGGTTCTTTCTGACGTAAACCAAGAAAGCCGCAGCATTGTTGCTAAGCCGACTCAGGTATTTGAAGAGGTTAAAACGGTTGAGGAAGTCACTTCAGACGCTGAATAA
- a CDS encoding DEAD/DEAH box helicase, whose translation MTDSVIQFSDLALNDSILSALDGMGFVSPTPIQAAAIPHLLAGKDALGKAQTGTGKTAAFSLPLLNKLDLGQRKPQAIVLAPTRELAIQVAAEVKNLGKNIAGLKVLEIYGGASIVDQMRALKNGAHIVVGTPGRVQDLINRDRLHLDEVHTFVLDEADEMLNMGFVDDVTEIMEHAPESAQRVLFSATMPPMLKSIVERFLRDPETIDVAGKNHTVDKVEQQFWVVKGVEKDEAMSRLLETEETDASIVFVRTRQDTERLADWLCARGFKASALHGDIPQSLRERTVDHIKQGVIDILVATDVVARGLDVPRITHVFNYDIPFDVESYIHRIGRTGRAGRKGKAILLVRTNQLRMLRTIERVTKSSMEEIQLPHRDKVAESRLAKLGAELETEKEHKALEKFSELVEKLQESLELDAATLAAILLKRQQGKRPLFYIGEDPMIEAIERDKQRRKERREGGRDGRREGGRSFDNQDWDTYQFQVGREQGVQVKDIVGALANELGLTKGSIGAIKLAQGETYVQLPKAMSSDTAGKLRKLRIRQKQVDAVVCDFNDFREPRRGGGRDGGRGRRDGGGYRGNRDGNREGGYRGNREGGRDGGGYRGNRDGNREGGRRDGERRFDRNRGGDHRGNYRGERGHGRDRRSEG comes from the coding sequence ATGACAGATTCTGTAATTCAGTTTAGCGATCTAGCGCTTAACGACTCTATCCTTTCAGCTCTTGATGGTATGGGTTTTGTTTCACCAACTCCAATTCAGGCTGCTGCTATCCCGCACCTGTTGGCTGGTAAAGACGCGCTAGGTAAAGCTCAAACTGGTACTGGTAAAACGGCTGCTTTCTCTCTACCTCTTCTTAACAAACTAGACCTTGGTCAACGTAAGCCTCAAGCTATCGTTCTTGCACCAACTCGCGAGCTTGCAATTCAGGTTGCTGCGGAAGTTAAGAACCTAGGTAAGAACATTGCTGGCCTTAAAGTGCTAGAGATCTACGGTGGTGCATCTATCGTTGATCAAATGCGTGCTCTTAAAAACGGTGCTCACATCGTTGTAGGTACGCCAGGTCGTGTTCAAGACCTTATCAACCGTGACCGTCTACACTTAGACGAAGTACACACGTTCGTTCTAGACGAAGCTGATGAAATGCTAAACATGGGCTTTGTTGATGACGTAACTGAAATCATGGAGCACGCTCCTGAATCAGCGCAACGCGTTCTATTCTCTGCGACTATGCCTCCAATGCTTAAGAGCATTGTTGAGCGCTTCCTACGTGACCCAGAAACCATCGACGTTGCGGGTAAAAACCACACGGTAGACAAAGTAGAGCAGCAATTCTGGGTTGTTAAAGGCGTAGAAAAAGACGAAGCAATGTCTCGTCTTCTAGAAACAGAAGAGACTGACGCGTCAATCGTATTCGTACGTACTCGTCAAGATACTGAGCGTCTGGCTGACTGGCTATGTGCACGTGGCTTCAAAGCGTCTGCACTACACGGTGACATTCCTCAGTCTCTACGTGAGCGTACTGTTGATCACATCAAACAAGGTGTTATCGACATCCTAGTTGCAACTGACGTTGTAGCTCGTGGTCTTGATGTTCCACGTATCACGCACGTATTCAACTACGACATCCCATTCGATGTTGAATCTTACATCCACCGTATCGGTCGTACTGGCCGTGCTGGACGTAAAGGTAAAGCGATCCTTTTAGTTCGTACTAACCAGCTTCGTATGCTTCGCACTATCGAGCGTGTTACTAAGTCATCAATGGAAGAGATTCAACTTCCTCACCGTGACAAAGTTGCAGAATCTCGTCTAGCGAAGCTGGGCGCTGAGCTAGAAACTGAAAAAGAACACAAGGCACTAGAGAAGTTCTCTGAGTTGGTTGAAAAACTGCAAGAATCTCTAGAGCTAGATGCAGCGACACTAGCAGCCATCCTGCTTAAGCGTCAGCAAGGTAAGCGCCCACTGTTCTACATTGGTGAAGATCCAATGATTGAAGCGATTGAGCGTGATAAGCAACGTCGTAAAGAGCGTCGTGAAGGCGGTCGTGATGGTCGTCGTGAAGGTGGCCGCAGCTTCGACAACCAAGATTGGGATACTTACCAATTCCAAGTTGGTCGTGAGCAAGGCGTACAAGTTAAAGACATCGTTGGTGCACTAGCAAACGAACTTGGCCTAACAAAAGGCTCTATCGGTGCGATCAAACTAGCACAAGGCGAAACTTACGTTCAGCTACCAAAAGCAATGTCTTCAGATACAGCGGGCAAACTGCGTAAGCTACGTATCCGTCAGAAGCAAGTTGACGCGGTTGTGTGTGACTTCAACGATTTCCGTGAGCCTCGTCGTGGCGGTGGCCGTGATGGCGGTCGTGGTCGTCGCGATGGTGGCGGCTACCGTGGTAACCGTGACGGCAACCGTGAAGGTGGCTACCGTGGTAACCGTGAAGGCGGCCGTGATGGTGGTGGCTACCGCGGCAACCGTGATGGCAACCGCGAAGGTGGTCGTCGTGATGGCGAGCGTCGTTTTGACCGTAACCGTGGTGGCGACCATCGTGGTAACTACCGTGGCGAACGTGGCCATGGTCGTGACCGTCGCAGCGAAGGTTAA
- a CDS encoding DUF3024 domain-containing protein translates to MSVVSLLQRQVESRAQLICQQRNQSLPAELGKASYETIENGVVFIKQHFLLDSSHCDYMLPVAKVAWSEGKSSWELYLPDQSTLESWLPYPFLAQSSDLTAIMREIDKDPKSMFWED, encoded by the coding sequence ATGAGCGTAGTGAGTTTGCTACAAAGGCAAGTGGAGAGTCGAGCGCAGCTCATTTGCCAACAACGTAACCAAAGCTTGCCTGCAGAGCTTGGTAAGGCGAGCTATGAAACGATCGAAAACGGCGTTGTGTTCATCAAACAACATTTTCTACTCGACTCAAGCCACTGTGATTACATGTTGCCTGTCGCAAAGGTCGCATGGTCGGAAGGAAAAAGCAGTTGGGAGCTTTACTTACCGGACCAATCAACCTTAGAAAGCTGGTTGCCCTATCCGTTTCTTGCTCAAAGTAGTGATCTGACAGCAATCATGCGAGAAATCGATAAAGACCCAAAATCGATGTTTTGGGAAGATTAA
- the malK gene encoding maltose/maltodextrin ABC transporter ATP-binding protein MalK produces the protein MASVTLKNVCKAYGDVLISKNVDLEIKEGEFVVFVGPSGCGKSTLLRCIAGLEDITSGDLYIGDQHMNDVEPSKRGVGMVFQSYALYPHLNLYDNMSFGLKLAKADKTEIDKRVEHAAEILQLSHLLERQPKALSGGQRQRVAIGRTLVSQPNVFLLDEPLSNLDAALRVQMRSEITKLQRKLGCTMIYVTHDQVEAMTMADKIVVLDAGFVSQVGKPLELYHYPQNRFVAGFIGSPKMNFMSVFIEAVEKDRVMVQLANGTTFWIPVDGTTVTAGERMSLGVRPEHLLPANQGDATIEGEVNIVEKLGNETQAYLHIDAADADMIYRQPDTLDVEPGDKLSVGIPAHRCHLFHSDGKACRRLHQEAGVDLPA, from the coding sequence ATGGCGAGTGTCACGTTAAAAAATGTATGTAAAGCTTACGGTGACGTACTAATTTCAAAGAATGTTGATTTGGAGATCAAAGAAGGCGAGTTTGTTGTCTTCGTTGGCCCATCGGGCTGTGGTAAATCAACACTACTGCGCTGCATTGCTGGTCTAGAAGACATCACTTCGGGTGATCTTTACATTGGCGACCAACACATGAACGATGTTGAGCCGTCAAAACGCGGCGTGGGCATGGTATTCCAATCATACGCACTGTATCCACACTTAAACCTTTACGACAACATGTCGTTTGGCCTAAAGCTTGCGAAGGCAGACAAAACAGAGATCGACAAACGTGTCGAGCATGCCGCTGAAATCCTGCAATTAAGCCACCTACTAGAGCGTCAACCTAAAGCCCTTTCTGGTGGTCAACGTCAACGCGTTGCGATCGGCCGTACCTTGGTGTCACAGCCTAATGTTTTCCTACTGGATGAGCCTCTCTCTAACCTAGACGCCGCGCTACGTGTTCAAATGCGCTCTGAAATCACCAAACTGCAGCGTAAACTGGGCTGCACCATGATTTACGTAACACACGACCAAGTGGAAGCGATGACCATGGCTGACAAGATCGTGGTTCTCGACGCGGGTTTTGTTTCTCAGGTGGGTAAGCCTCTTGAGCTATACCACTACCCACAAAACCGTTTTGTTGCTGGCTTTATTGGCTCTCCGAAAATGAACTTCATGAGCGTGTTCATTGAAGCGGTAGAAAAAGATCGCGTAATGGTTCAGCTAGCCAACGGTACGACCTTCTGGATTCCAGTTGATGGCACGACGGTGACCGCTGGTGAGCGTATGTCTCTTGGTGTTCGTCCAGAGCACTTGCTGCCTGCCAATCAAGGTGACGCAACCATTGAAGGTGAAGTGAATATCGTTGAAAAACTGGGCAATGAAACTCAGGCGTACCTACACATTGACGCCGCTGATGCAGATATGATCTATCGTCAACCAGACACACTGGATGTCGAGCCTGGTGATAAGCTATCGGTAGGTATTCCTGCACACCGCTGCCACTTATTCCACAGTGATGGCAAAGCATGCCGACGCCTACACCAAGAAGCTGGCGTGGATTTACCTGCTTAA